CtaaagtgtgtctatcaaacacaatccgacttatATAGCATATATGGtgaatttcattcttttttttgcCTTGCGCATAATGTCAATCGCATCCTATGTGAAAAATTTAACCAATTAGAACACTCCACCCATTTAATTGTACACATCAGATAGGAAGAAATGTGTTACTGTGTTATACAAGTGAAGAACCACTATTTAAACCAATCAAATAACAAAACTGGAACATAAGAAATCAAAATTGGAAACTAACTGAAAACTAAAATTCAAAAATAAGAAACCAAACATGGAAAATAAAAATccaaaactgaaaaataagaaaataaacttggaaacaaaaattgaaaactaaaaattaaaatcaaaacttAATATCTTATGTGCATAATTGATAATGTAGGAATGGAAGTAAGGGGCTGAACTAGGTGAAGTAGAATGCCCAAGAGATTTTAGTCTACAATTAGGTAAGAGTTGTTGGTGACTGTTTCATTATTATCAAAGCATGACAAAAAGAAGACGGTCATTGTGTTTTGTATTAGATTAACTTAATatctgatgtgtataattaaaatgggtGAGATATTTTGATTGGTTGAATTTTACACATAGGATGCTATTGACATTCACgcaagactaaaaaaaaaaaaaaactcaccatatatattatgtaagtctgattgtgtttgatagaTGCATTTGAGGCCAAATTCAGGTGTTCAATACGAACAATActtagttgaggtgtcaaaatgaaaaaaaaaaaagaacaatttTAGGGCCGCATATGgattaaaccaaaaaaaattgTCTATCAAACAAACGCAACTttttgagaagaaaaaaaaaaagcgcaATTTCTTTTTCGAAAAAGAATGTGATCAAAAACTTCTTCACCCATATTTCCTTTCAAACGCCACCTAATTAATATATTCTGCCttactgacatcatatatcattatCATCAATTTTGATCTTATATGAATAAATATAGCATTGTTAGTAGATCATAATTTTAATGATATCCACATGTTATCTGCCTCGTAGGACTTCATTAGGAGAGCATTCTAAGGTAGGAAATAGGACCCCCCGTGAGTGGGTGCTACTAAGCGAAATTAATAGGTATCCATAGGAGTTCAATTGCCAATGAGATGTAAAGAGTTTTTTCAACAGCCTACCTAAaattacattaaattaattagtaggcgtttggattGAGATTTGAAGATTTAGTAGTATTTGAAGTTAAAATTGTATTTGGATATGAAAATAGAATTGAAACTTTATCAGTAAAAATTTGAAACACTaactaaaaatttatttttcagaTTTCAAATTTATATTTCAAGTTTGAAGGTGAAATAATGAATCAGTTTGATAAGCTAACACATAATTCAAATCTTATTCATGGCCAACCGACTCGTAGTGAATGATATTTGTTACTTCCAAATTACTATCGAACAAATattttaataaaagaaaaaattaagCTCAATCATTTTATTATTCCAACATTATGTATGCTTGACAACTATTTTTCATGTTTTTACTTCATAAATAAGATTTATTTGTTCTATAGGTAAGTCAATAATAAGATTAAAAGCGAAAAAAATATACCATAACATGTAAAAAGTAAAAGAGGCAAAGGTTGATAATTTAGAGGATAACGTGTGTATTATAATACTCAATTGAGACTAAGGGGGGGAGATGTCTATTGTTCAAAATCGTGAGAGGTATTTGATCTTTAAAATAAACTTGGAGGAGGAAAATGAATTTCACCCAATATAGTCCGATTCCACAAAGTTTATAAAAAAGACAGATTTATTAGACTTTGTAATTTTAAACAAGTCTGGCTATAGAAGATTCTCATTAATGAAAAAGTTTAAAGTTATTTCCAAGTATAGAAAAtacgaaaaatattttttaatttacttTTATCACATTAATATAAGTTAATATACGTATTATACtattattatttaaaatattgaCTATTAAAATCGTTAAAATAAGATTTTCCGCGTATTTATTGCCATTCAAAAGTTAAGCCCGAAGAAGAAGAAAATCTTGGACCTTCACCCTTAAGGCTTAAGCCCGCAAAAACATGATGTGTCAGCATAATCTCAATCTTGATTAAACAAAAGAAAATACTTTAGGCAAAAGCTAATCCAGATTTGATATATTAAATAGACATTAGAAAAGACCTCCTTTTTTAGCTTTATCTCTTTTAATCACCCCCTTATCTTTATACTTTTTCGAAAAATGAATATAAGCAACCTACCAGGTGATGGGTCCCACTTCATGGAGAGATTTCAACACTACAAAGATGACGTGGAGTAATGATGTGGACAAAAAGTTCAGCATCAACTTTTTTATACGCCCCAACCCAACCCCAACCTCCTCTATATATTATAAATTATCATAGAATaataaagaataaaaagaaaaaagaacctTGTTTGTTGCTCATGGCGGCTCCctttttccttttattctttTACTGGAAAATTTTACAACTTTATTCCTTTTGCACTTTTTGCTCCCCTAATTATATCTATCACACGTATATTGGTTAAGTATTCATATATTCCGTTCGTTTCAAAATACGTGTCACCTTAACAACATAATTTTTCCCAAAATAAATGTCATCTTAGAAATTCAAGCAAAAAACTAATAAGTTTTTTCCAACTACTCCTTTAGAATTAAAGAAGTAGTCCTCTTAATATtgttcaatttaaaaaaaaaaaacatctacaATAATAAATAGAGATACTTTGGTAAATCcatattgtatttattgatgtcTTAATTGACATAATTTTTGCTAAGATAACACTTATTTTGATACTGTAGAAGTACTTGAAAAACAtgattttactttttcttttcttagtcAAAAGTAAGGTATTTATTCAATATTATGCCATTCACTTTACTTTATGTGTTTTAATTTAACTGAATGTGTAACTTAAAGTAAAGAATTTCttaaaattttataattttaaattaaaaatatgttaTATCAAATTAGTGTCGGATTTGATGGATTTTAGACATGCCATATCATTCCCATAAGAAGGTTAAAAcaaactaatagcctgtttggccaaacttctaaaataagcttattttaaaaaatacttttttttaaaagtacttttcaaaaaaacacttttggcgaaaatcagtttgtgtttggccaattaattataaaagtacttttgaacagcaattagtgtttgaccaagcttttaaaaagtgtttctatttgtatttttctcaaaagtacttttaaaaaaagtgcttttgggcaaaaacagttttttttagcttctgaaaaactgcttctgctactccccagaagcacttattttcctccaaaagcttggccaaacacttcacttttttttaaataagtacttattgaaaaaataagtacttttaggGGGAaaataaacttggccaaacaggctataagagcccgtttggattggcttataagttgcttataagttgtttttagcttttttgagtgttcggctggccagcttaaagtcattttatgcttaaaataagctcaaaaaaataattgcgcctatttgacttagcttatctaaaacaacttataagctgaaacagcttataagccaaaaaaaaaaaaaagtcagacTATTCCAGTCAGactatccaacttattttttttaacttataaactgcaaacagcttataggcataaacccatccaaacaggctctaagaagAAAACTAGAAATTCAATTGAAAGGTAGCAGCATTACATACAGTGAACCTTTTAAAGGATAAAGGCAAGAAATCATACACAAAGCTTGGGGAATCATGATACACTAGCCTCTAAAAATtcccatatttttatttttatgcttttcctTTTAATCAGTGATGATGACTTTTTTggtacttttgaaaaaaacacCTTTACTTCATCCTATTTTATGTGAATGTGTTAGTACTGTTTGATGagtcaaattatttattttttattataattttttcaatattttttaaaatattttgaatcaTTAGCTATGTTTACTTTTTATACTTTTTGTacagtttttaaatatgtaaatattattttaaaaaatctatattcaaaatcataattaaaattaaatattttaaccCTCGAACTCCTTCACATGAATTAGGACAAGGAAGTAACATTTATATTAACTATACGTTTAAATTCCTGACATGTATAATATATTTTTAACTTCATACTAAATTTTCTTAGTAAATGCACTAACATATTCCCTCTGTTCCAGTTTATGAAATACACTTTCTTTTTAATCTGTTCCAAAacgaatgatatatttttatatttaaaaataacttGACTTGAAAATTTCTCTTAtgcccttaatgaaatgatttataaccacacaaatatctatgatttATTTTAGAACACAAGTTTTACaagtttttctgttttttttaaatttcgtgtctaatcaaactatatcatataaattgagacggagggagagAGTAAATCTATAACCAGTGGAGTAATACAAGGTTCTCTTCATGTCCTTTTTCTTTCTTGACTTACCCATTTTCCATTGGCAAAGAAAAAGACTTACCCTTTtggccctctctctctctctctcgtccTCCTCCATCTTCTATACTTTTATATTCTTCAAGTCGATCTTTTTCTCCCCCATCATCTATGAACTTTTTTTCCTCCCCTATCTAACCTACCATCCTTCCCACCCCACCCCAAAACCTCTACAACTCACTCTGcacttttttccctttttaagtacacatacatatacacatctcTAGCTATATATATACAAATCAACTTCTTAATTAGCCCTTGTAAGTTCCTCTACATCAAACATAACCATTCACTTGCCTCCCCATCCCACCCCTCAAAACCAAGAAAACATGGCTGAAGTTCAAGAAAGTCGCATCTCACAAGGCATCAAATTGTTTGGTGCAACAATACAAGTTCAACAAAAACAAGCCAAaagtcatgatcatcttcataatcatcatcaaccAACAAAAAACAAAGTTGATGAtcaccatgatgatgatgatgatcaagAAAAAAGACCGGACAAGATCATCCCTTGTCCTAGGTGCAAAAGCATGGAAACCAAGTTTTGTTACTTCAACAACTACAATGTTAACCAACCAAGACACTTTTGCAAAGGTTGTCAGAGATACTGGACGGCCGGTGGGGCCCTACGGAACGTGCCCGTAGGAGCGGGCCGTCGTAAGGCCAAGCCGCCTTGTGGGCCCGGCCCGCAAGGCGATATGGCCGGATTATCAGATGGTTGTTTCTTTGATGTTACTAATAATATTCATGGTAATATTATTAACCAGCTTGACTTTGATGGAGTAGTTGCTCATGAGGATCAATGGCATCTTTTTCAGGCAGCCAAGAGGAGGAGGAGCACCTCTGGTAGCCAATCTTGTTGATTCCCTATTTGTCTTTTAGTGCTTAAAAATTAAGTATTCTATGTACGTGGAATTAGTAAatgaaaacaacaacaaaaaaaaaaatggaatgagaaaaaaaaaaaaacatttgcagGCTGACTTTGCTTCCTTGATTGTATATACAAGCTGTCTTTAATTACTTAAACAAAGTTGTCTTAGTTAATCTTAATTAAGTACATATGGCTGTTAGCGTTGAAAGATCCACTGATTTATATCCTAATCAATCATGTTGATCACGAGTTAAGGGACAAGATAGCATGCCACAACCCATCATAGAGGCCTGTAGCCCGACACACTTGTATCATATTGGCACAATAATTGCATGTCCCTTATTTTGGGTGAATTTATTTAATCTCTCCAGTTCATTCTATATAATTATAATTTGATTGGTAAAATAAAACTAATATAAGTATTAATTAATTGTATTAGTAATAATCAGAAAACAAGGTCATGGTTGAAAATGAGTAGGATTAAAATACACTGATCACACCAAAGTTTACAACTTGAATTCTTGAAAGTTTGTGAGTGTTAGATAGAAAAGAATTATGTCAAATATTTTATAACGTTTCTAAAATGAAATGACTGTTATATAAACAGTGACGAGTTGAGTATTTTAGACAAATATATTTGTGTACACATACCTCATGAAGATAAATAATATTGGAACACAGGGGGGTTAGATAGGGAGTGTATCATATGCAATGCACATACGTGAAAAGATACCTCGAATGCATACATTAATAAGAGAGCATATAGTTGAAATTCTGGATCTGTCTATGTCTGCTTATAtttgccaatatatatatatactctacaTTACGATTAATACTATGTATAGATTCATGTTACATATAGATAAGTAATGATATGTAGATGAAAACCGGATGCACTAAAATAGACTTATGAATGATGTC
Above is a genomic segment from Lycium barbarum isolate Lr01 chromosome 12, ASM1917538v2, whole genome shotgun sequence containing:
- the LOC132621908 gene encoding cyclic dof factor 4-like is translated as MAEVQESRISQGIKLFGATIQVQQKQAKSHDHLHNHHQPTKNKVDDHHDDDDDQEKRPDKIIPCPRCKSMETKFCYFNNYNVNQPRHFCKGCQRYWTAGGALRNVPVGAGRRKAKPPCGPGPQGDMAGLSDGCFFDVTNNIHGNIINQLDFDGVVAHEDQWHLFQAAKRRRSTSGSQSC